Proteins from a genomic interval of Xanthomonas sp. AM6:
- the gloB gene encoding hydroxyacylglutathione hydrolase — MRLIALPAFQDNYIWAIAAADGRAVLVDPGQAEPVFEAAAQGLQPAAVLLTHHHDDHIGGVAALRERWPDLPVYAPDEPRIPFASQRVGDGDSVRALEWEWRTLAVPGHTRSHVAYVGHGHLFSGDTLFSLGCGRMFEGTPSQMLGSLQRLAALPGATLVCCGHEYTLANAAFAVTVDPTNAALRQRHQEVQAMRHAARPTVPVTLAGEMATNPFLRTASAAIQQAVAARLGRSARDEVEVFAELRRWKDDFRA; from the coding sequence ATGCGACTGATCGCCCTGCCCGCATTCCAGGATAATTACATCTGGGCGATCGCCGCCGCGGACGGCCGCGCCGTGCTGGTCGACCCGGGCCAGGCCGAACCGGTGTTCGAGGCGGCAGCGCAAGGGCTGCAACCGGCCGCCGTGCTGCTGACCCACCATCACGACGACCACATCGGCGGCGTGGCGGCCCTGCGCGAGCGCTGGCCGGACCTGCCCGTGTACGCCCCGGACGAGCCGCGGATCCCCTTCGCCAGCCAGCGCGTGGGCGACGGCGACAGCGTCCGGGCGCTGGAATGGGAGTGGCGGACCCTCGCCGTGCCCGGGCACACCCGCTCGCACGTGGCCTATGTCGGCCACGGCCACCTGTTCAGCGGCGATACGCTGTTCAGCCTGGGCTGTGGGCGGATGTTCGAAGGTACGCCCTCCCAGATGTTGGGTTCGCTGCAACGGCTGGCCGCCCTCCCGGGCGCCACGCTGGTGTGTTGCGGACACGAATACACCCTGGCCAATGCGGCATTCGCCGTCACGGTCGATCCCACCAACGCTGCCCTGCGGCAGCGCCATCAGGAAGTCCAGGCCATGCGTCATGCTGCCCGTCCCACTGTTCCCGTCACGCTCGCCGGCGAAATGGCGACCAATCCGTTCCTGCGCACCGCCTCGGCGGCGATCCAGCAGGCGGTCGCTGCCCGGCTCGGCCGCAGCGCGCGCGACGAAGTGGAGGTATTCGCCGAATTGAGGCGCTGGAAAGACGATTTCCGCGCATGA
- the dnaQ gene encoding DNA polymerase III subunit epsilon, translating into MRQIILDTETTGLEWKKGNRVVEIGAVELLERRPSGRNFHRYLRPDCDFEPGAQEVTGLTLEFLADKPEFHEVVDEFLAFIDGAELIIHNASFDLGFLDYELSRLGATYGRILDRATVVDTLLLARERFPGQRNSLDALCKRLGVDNSHRQLHGALLDAQILSDVYIALTSGQEEIGFALADDRAGDHAGGQRPVFDMATLLPRPRVLPTASELEAHEARLEKLRKKAGRALWDAAEPVLAEAVAG; encoded by the coding sequence ATGCGTCAGATCATCCTCGATACCGAAACCACCGGCCTGGAATGGAAGAAGGGCAACCGCGTCGTCGAAATCGGCGCGGTGGAACTGCTCGAGCGGCGCCCGAGCGGGCGCAACTTCCACCGCTACCTGCGCCCGGACTGCGACTTCGAGCCCGGCGCGCAGGAAGTCACCGGCCTGACCCTGGAGTTCCTGGCCGACAAGCCGGAATTCCACGAGGTGGTGGACGAGTTCCTGGCGTTCATCGACGGCGCCGAACTGATCATCCACAACGCCTCGTTCGACCTGGGCTTCCTCGACTACGAACTGTCGCGGCTGGGCGCGACGTACGGGCGCATCCTCGACCGCGCCACGGTCGTCGATACGCTGCTGCTGGCGCGCGAGCGCTTCCCGGGCCAGCGCAATTCGCTGGACGCGCTGTGCAAGCGGCTGGGCGTGGACAACTCGCACCGGCAACTGCACGGCGCGCTGCTCGATGCGCAGATCCTCAGCGACGTCTACATCGCGCTGACTTCGGGCCAGGAAGAGATCGGCTTCGCCCTGGCCGACGACCGCGCCGGCGACCATGCCGGCGGCCAGCGCCCGGTGTTCGACATGGCGACGCTGCTGCCGCGGCCGCGGGTGCTGCCCACCGCCTCGGAACTGGAAGCGCACGAGGCGCGGCTGGAGAAGCTGCGCAAGAAGGCCGGGCGCGCGCTGTGGGACGCGGCCGAGCCGGTGCTGGCGGAGGCCGTGGCCGGCTGA
- the rnhA gene encoding ribonuclease HI: MKTVDIHTDGACLGNPGPGGWAALLRYKGLEREVAGAEAHTTNNRMELMAAIMALETLNEPCQIVLHTDSQYVRQGITEWMPGWVRRQWKTAGGDPVKNRDLWERLHAAAQRHTIDWRWVKGHNGDPDNERVDVLARNQALRVRAGGAAVAS; encoded by the coding sequence ATGAAGACTGTAGACATCCATACCGACGGCGCCTGCCTCGGCAATCCCGGCCCCGGCGGCTGGGCCGCGCTGCTGCGCTACAAGGGCCTGGAACGCGAGGTGGCCGGCGCCGAGGCGCACACCACCAACAACCGCATGGAGCTGATGGCCGCGATCATGGCGCTGGAGACGCTCAATGAGCCGTGCCAGATCGTGCTGCACACCGACTCGCAGTATGTGCGCCAGGGCATCACCGAATGGATGCCCGGCTGGGTGCGGCGGCAGTGGAAGACCGCCGGCGGCGATCCGGTCAAGAACCGCGACCTATGGGAGCGGCTGCATGCCGCCGCGCAGCGGCACACGATCGACTGGCGCTGGGTCAAGGGCCACAACGGCGACCCGGACAACGAGCGGGTGGACGTGCTGGCGCGCAACCAGGCGCTGCGGGTGCGCGCCGGCGGCGCCGCGGTCGCGTCCTGA
- a CDS encoding class I SAM-dependent methyltransferase encodes MPAAPFPRQAAVSSWFDTVVAQQLLQAEQPLILDALLGRPAQPWLWLAPVPFAPLARELPGRGVRLHRTARGYAGDLVCTLPLPLPSESVNAIVLQHVLGADAAALLEECERVLLPGGRLWLFALNAMSPYRLRWRRQGLVARPPGSWRGLLEQAGLPCVEHLRYLGPVWPTRGGVGSATSGAPLRAVCLLQAEKRTAAGIGPIPLRAPVRWRGSAASI; translated from the coding sequence ATGCCTGCCGCCCCATTCCCCCGTCAAGCCGCTGTCTCATCCTGGTTTGATACGGTGGTGGCGCAGCAACTGCTCCAGGCCGAGCAACCGCTGATCCTCGACGCCCTGCTCGGGCGCCCCGCGCAGCCCTGGTTGTGGCTGGCGCCGGTGCCGTTCGCGCCGCTGGCGCGCGAGCTGCCGGGGCGCGGCGTGCGCCTGCACCGCACCGCGCGCGGCTATGCCGGCGACTTGGTGTGCACGCTGCCGCTGCCGTTGCCGTCGGAGAGCGTCAACGCGATCGTGCTGCAGCACGTGCTGGGCGCCGACGCCGCGGCGCTGCTGGAGGAATGCGAGCGGGTGCTGCTGCCGGGCGGGCGGCTGTGGCTGTTCGCGCTGAACGCGATGAGTCCGTACCGGCTGCGCTGGCGCCGGCAGGGCCTGGTGGCGCGGCCGCCGGGCAGCTGGCGCGGACTGCTGGAGCAGGCCGGGCTGCCGTGCGTGGAGCACCTGCGCTATCTCGGGCCGGTCTGGCCGACCCGCGGCGGCGTCGGCTCGGCGACCTCCGGCGCGCCGCTGCGCGCGGTGTGCCTGCTGCAGGCGGAGAAGCGCACCGCCGCCGGCATCGGCCCCATTCCGCTGCGCGCGCCGGTCCGCTGGCGCGGCTCGGCCGCCTCCATCTGA